Proteins encoded in a region of the Triticum dicoccoides isolate Atlit2015 ecotype Zavitan chromosome 3A, WEW_v2.0, whole genome shotgun sequence genome:
- the LOC119268763 gene encoding uncharacterized protein LOC119268763, giving the protein METWVRAAVEAIHSSRAQAVIYLAGGASQALGWLLSVPGASGSVLEVVVPYSRASMAQLLGKLPLQFTSKQAAEDMALAAFNRALKLSGPGLQVMGVGFTGSLASARPKHGDHRFYVSTRTQNCLRTSHVTLSKGLRSREEEDKVSSCFVLKAIADACRISATIQSDVQEPEIPKESVEQFDEDQELQQVIDGQVCMKVYHFADPTEKNFDRKLILPGSFNPLHDGHLRLLEVASSMCDDGFPCFEISAINADKPPLSIAEIKRRVEQFRKAGKNVIISNQPYFYKKAELFPGSAFIIGADTAARLVNPKYYGGDYNRMLEILLECKSTGTTFLVGGREIEGVFKVLEELNIPTELKDMFISIPEEKFRIDISSTELRKKQGL; this is encoded by the exons ATGGAGACCTGGGTCCGCGCCGCCGTGGAGGCCATCCACTCGTCTCGAGCCCAAGCCGTCATCTATCTCGCCGGCGGCGCCTCCCAG GCGCTCGGTTGGCTCCTGTCCGTGCCCGGCGCTTCTGGCAGCGTCCTCGAGGTCGTCGTGCCCTACTCCAGGGCCTCCATGGCGCAGCTGCTCGGCAAG TTGCCCCTGCAATTCACAAGCAAGCAGGCCGCGGAGGACATGGCACTGGCCGCGTTCAACCGTGCCCTGAAGCTTTCTGGGCCAG GTCTACAAGTAATGGGTGTTGGATTTACTGGGTCACTCGCTAGCGCACGCCCAAAACATGGTGACCACAG GTTTTATGTGTCAACGCGCACGCAAAATTGCCTCAGGACATCACATGTAACATTGTCGAAG GGTTTACGGAGCAGAGAGGAAGAAGACAAGGTCTCAAGCTGTTTTGTGCTTAAG GCAATCGCAGATGCATGCAGAATTTCTGCAACCATTCAGTCAGACGTTCAAGAACCTGAAATTCCAAAAGAAAGTGTGGAACAATTTGATGAAGACCAAGAGCTCCAGCAAGTTATTGATGGTCAAGTCTGCATGAAAGTTTACCACTTTGCTG ATCCAACGGAAAAGAACTTCGACAGGAAACTAATTCTACCTGGTTCATTCAATCCCTTGCATGATGGCCACCTTAGGTTGTTAGAAGTTGCATCAAG CATGTGTGATGATGGGTTTCCGTGCTTTGAGATATCAGCAATAAATGCGGACAAACCCCCCCTGTCTATTGCAGAAATTAAGCGCCGTGTCGAGCAATTCAGAAAAGCAG GGAAGAATGTGATCATATCTAACCAACCGTACTTTTATAAGAAAGCAGAACTTTTCCCAGGCAGTGCTTTTATAATTGGTGCAGACACTGCAGCTAGGCTTGTAAAT CCTAAGTATTATGGAGGTGACTACAACAGAATGCTGGAGATTCTTCTTGAATGTAAAAGCACTGGCACAACATTTCTGGTTGGTGGTCGAGAGATTGAAGGAGTATTCAAG GTCCTTGAAGAATTAAATATTCCAACAGAGTTGAAGGACATGTTTATCTCTATACCAGAGGAGAAGTTCCGCATAGACATTTCATCTACTGAATTAAGAAAAAAACAAGGGCTCTGA